One Streptomyces sp. NBC_00554 DNA segment encodes these proteins:
- a CDS encoding Tellurium resistance produces MGIWQDLWRGRSADFDSGSASTNSIELTKRNRTVSLTKQGAATGNLRINLSWRMRTSDIGGPQRGSLLRHPFRTFKPEVVQAHTQSMVNVDLDLGVMYELKDGSKGVVQPLGSFFGELNGPPFVKLSGDDRFGSASGETIYVNLDHRDDIKRLLVFVYIYDQTPAFDRTHAIVTLFPSNGPRVEISLDERHPQARSCAVVMIENVKGELMVRREVRFVYGFQAELDRLYGWGLQWGRGYKSKAAR; encoded by the coding sequence ATGGGTATTTGGCAGGACCTGTGGCGTGGGCGCTCGGCGGACTTCGACTCGGGCAGCGCGTCCACCAACTCCATCGAGCTGACCAAGCGGAACCGCACGGTCTCGCTCACCAAGCAGGGCGCGGCCACCGGGAACCTGCGCATCAACCTGTCCTGGCGGATGCGCACCTCCGACATAGGCGGGCCGCAACGCGGCAGCCTGCTGCGCCACCCCTTCCGTACGTTCAAGCCGGAAGTGGTCCAGGCGCACACCCAGAGCATGGTCAACGTCGACCTGGACCTCGGCGTCATGTACGAGCTCAAGGACGGCTCCAAGGGCGTCGTCCAGCCGCTGGGCAGCTTCTTCGGCGAACTCAACGGCCCGCCGTTCGTGAAACTCAGCGGCGACGACCGCTTCGGCTCGGCCTCCGGCGAGACGATCTACGTCAACCTCGACCACCGCGACGACATCAAGCGGCTCCTGGTCTTCGTCTACATCTACGACCAGACTCCGGCCTTCGACCGTACGCACGCCATCGTCACGCTCTTCCCGAGCAACGGCCCACGCGTCGAGATCAGCCTCGACGAACGCCATCCGCAGGCCCGTTCCTGCGCGGTCGTGATGATCGAGAACGTCAAGGGCGAGCTGATGGTGCGCCGCGAGGTGCGGTTCGTGTACGGCTTCCAGGCCGAACTCGACCGGCTGTACGGCTGGGGGCTGCAGTGGGGACGGGGATACAAGTCGAAGGCCGCCCGCTAG
- a CDS encoding TerD family protein, which produces MTHAMLKGSNVPLDATAVRAVLRWTPGQGVPDVDASALLLGPEGRVRSDEDFVFYNQPRHPSGKVRLLGKKRGTEGLTDTIQTDLTGVEAAVGQILLVASAEDVTFDRVRGLRILLYDASLADAEPLAYFDIKPETGAETALICGELYRRGGGWKFRALGEGYSNGLQGLASDFGISVDDSEAAAAAPEAPAWSAPAPAPETSVPLPPEQAAPVPQQPAYGYPGPPTAPAAAQPAYGYPGPSSQPAYGYPGPQTAPAAAPAYGFPQAVGALPDPDFKLPPQGPQFIGR; this is translated from the coding sequence ATGACGCACGCGATGCTGAAGGGGTCGAACGTCCCGCTGGACGCCACAGCGGTACGCGCCGTGCTGCGCTGGACGCCCGGACAGGGAGTCCCCGATGTGGATGCCTCGGCCCTGCTCCTCGGCCCCGAAGGTCGTGTGCGATCCGACGAGGACTTCGTCTTCTACAACCAGCCCCGCCACCCCTCGGGCAAGGTCAGGCTGCTCGGCAAGAAGCGCGGAACAGAGGGCCTTACCGACACGATCCAGACGGATCTGACGGGTGTCGAGGCCGCTGTCGGACAGATTCTGCTGGTCGCATCGGCCGAGGACGTCACCTTCGACCGCGTACGGGGGCTGCGCATCCTGCTGTACGACGCGTCCCTCGCGGACGCCGAACCGCTGGCGTACTTCGACATCAAGCCGGAGACGGGCGCGGAGACGGCGCTGATCTGCGGCGAACTGTACAGGCGTGGCGGGGGCTGGAAGTTCCGGGCGCTCGGCGAGGGCTATTCGAACGGCCTGCAGGGGCTGGCCAGCGACTTCGGTATCTCGGTGGACGACTCCGAGGCCGCCGCGGCCGCGCCCGAAGCTCCGGCCTGGTCCGCACCCGCTCCGGCCCCCGAGACCTCCGTACCCCTGCCGCCCGAGCAGGCGGCCCCGGTGCCGCAGCAGCCGGCGTACGGCTACCCCGGGCCCCCGACGGCGCCCGCGGCCGCCCAGCCCGCGTACGGCTATCCAGGGCCCTCCAGCCAGCCCGCCTACGGCTACCCGGGCCCGCAGACCGCGCCGGCCGCGGCACCCGCGTACGGCTTCCCGCAGGCGGTCGGCGCGCTCCCCGACCCGGACTTCAAACTGCCGCCGCAGGGGCCGCAGTTCATCGGGCGCTGA
- a CDS encoding HpcH/HpaI aldolase/citrate lyase family protein: MRHFGHIAPEERQRLFYREPSLFTAESPARVLAAALGATLYSPATRPRLADDIVKQAGRGVVSMVLCLEDSIDDAEVVGAEENLVRQFTDLAGRPGSSELPLLFVRVREPEQIPDLVERLGPAVRLLSGFVLPKFTEERGVPFLEALTAAESASGRRLFAMPVLESPGLLYMETRRETLEGIHRTVDKYRDRVLALRLGVTDFCSAYGLRRAPDMTAYDVQIVASVIADVVNLLGRADGTGFTVTGPVWEYFRVQERMFKPQLRRSPFQEVEVEELRQSLIEHDLDGLLREIALDRANGLLGKTCIHPSHVPAVHALSVVSHEEYSDAQDILRPERGGGGVLRSAYTNKMNEVKPHRAWAERTLQRAEVFGVANEDIGFVELLAAGLPS, encoded by the coding sequence ATGCGTCATTTTGGTCATATCGCCCCGGAAGAGCGGCAGCGCCTCTTCTACCGGGAGCCCAGCCTCTTCACCGCCGAATCACCGGCCCGCGTCCTCGCGGCGGCCCTCGGAGCCACCCTGTACAGCCCCGCGACCAGGCCGCGGCTGGCCGACGACATCGTCAAGCAGGCCGGGCGCGGCGTCGTCTCCATGGTGCTGTGCCTGGAGGACTCGATCGACGACGCGGAGGTCGTGGGCGCCGAGGAGAACCTGGTCCGGCAGTTCACCGACCTCGCCGGGCGGCCGGGCTCCTCCGAGCTGCCGCTGCTCTTCGTACGGGTCCGTGAACCGGAGCAGATCCCCGACCTCGTCGAGCGGCTCGGCCCGGCGGTGCGGCTGCTGTCCGGATTCGTGCTGCCGAAGTTCACCGAGGAGCGGGGCGTCCCGTTCCTGGAGGCGCTCACGGCGGCCGAGAGCGCGAGCGGGCGGCGCCTTTTCGCGATGCCGGTCCTCGAATCGCCCGGCCTGCTGTACATGGAGACCCGCAGGGAGACCCTGGAGGGCATCCACCGCACGGTCGACAAGTACCGCGACCGCGTCCTCGCGCTGCGCCTGGGCGTCACCGACTTCTGCTCGGCGTACGGGCTGCGCAGAGCGCCCGACATGACCGCGTACGACGTTCAGATCGTCGCCTCCGTGATCGCCGACGTGGTGAACCTGCTTGGGCGGGCCGACGGCACCGGCTTCACGGTGACCGGGCCCGTGTGGGAGTACTTCCGCGTCCAGGAGCGCATGTTCAAGCCGCAGCTGCGCCGCAGCCCCTTCCAGGAGGTCGAGGTCGAGGAACTGCGCCAGTCGCTCATCGAACACGACCTGGACGGGCTGCTGCGCGAGATCGCCCTCGACCGCGCCAACGGTCTCCTCGGCAAGACCTGCATCCACCCCTCGCACGTACCGGCCGTGCACGCCCTGTCCGTCGTCAGTCACGAGGAGTACAGCGACGCGCAGGACATCCTCAGGCCCGAGCGCGGCGGCGGGGGTGTGCTGCGGTCGGCGTACACGAACAAAATGAATGAAGTGAAGCCGCACCGCGCCTGGGCCGAGCGCACCCTCCAGCGCGCCGAGGTCTTCGGCGTCGCCAACGAGGACATCGGCTTCGTGGAGCTGCTCGCCGCCGGGCTTCCCAGCTGA
- a CDS encoding phosphoribosyltransferase yields the protein MNNVVWTGTWVAERLGVELVGDEKLSELLGLALRRNPKRAHLLVSNVLGKHVPQSPSVVYGYGFALGRRVRELLGDEESRAAVVLGYAETATGLGHCVADGVGLAPYLHSTRRPVPGVARAGGFEESHSHATSHLLLPENPGLLSGPGPLVLVDDEFSTGNTILNTIRDLHARYPRERYVVVALVDMRSAADMGRLDEFAREIGARVDLVTAASGTVRLPEGVLEKGQALVAEHEAAALAAPAGPAALAALARSRAGRVTRVELGWPRGVPDGGRHGFAPGQRIRLDGALPALAARIADALPDGARRVLVLGFEELMYAPLRLARELEQVVDAEVRYSTTTRSPVLALDDPGYAIRSRIVFPAHDNPDDGPGERYAYNVAGAGFDAVVAVVDSTADTPELHASDGLLAQLTAHTPHVLLAVVPSYVPGRPSTERPSMLPEPLRGPAFSSYAPEDVGWLLQDLSDVTLEAPTEEREEAIQSGGAHYAESLPVEYQPSAHYQELFHAALGTSAARIAQAVGAVTELVLAERSPRPVLVSLARAGTPVGVLMRRWAQHQHGLDLPHYAVSIVRGRGIDANALRWLAAHHDPADVVFVDGWTGKGAITRELADAIREFEKAEGVTGFDPEIAVLADPGSCVRTYGTREDFLIPSACLNSTVSGLISRTVLRSDLVGEHDFHGAKFYRELAGSDVSVDFLDAVAARFAEVADAACAQAKELLAADRTPTWEGWRAVERISEEYEIHDVNLVKPGVGETTRVLLRRVPWKILARAGAGADLDHVRLLAEQRGVPVEEVAELPYTCVGLIHPKFTRGATGADGKAVTV from the coding sequence ATGAACAACGTGGTGTGGACGGGGACCTGGGTCGCCGAGCGGCTCGGCGTCGAACTCGTCGGCGACGAGAAGCTGAGCGAACTGCTGGGGCTCGCGCTGCGGCGCAACCCCAAGCGCGCCCATCTGCTCGTGTCGAACGTGCTCGGCAAGCATGTGCCGCAGTCGCCGTCCGTGGTGTACGGGTACGGGTTCGCGCTCGGCCGGCGGGTGCGGGAGCTGCTCGGCGACGAGGAGTCCCGGGCGGCGGTCGTCCTCGGCTATGCCGAGACGGCCACCGGGCTCGGCCACTGCGTCGCGGACGGCGTGGGCCTCGCCCCCTACCTCCACTCCACCCGCCGCCCCGTCCCCGGCGTCGCCCGCGCGGGCGGCTTCGAGGAGTCCCACTCGCACGCCACCTCGCACCTGCTCCTCCCCGAGAACCCCGGCCTCCTCTCCGGCCCGGGCCCGCTGGTCCTCGTCGACGACGAGTTCTCCACCGGCAACACGATCCTCAACACCATCCGCGACCTGCACGCCCGCTACCCGCGCGAGCGGTACGTGGTCGTGGCGCTCGTCGACATGCGGTCCGCCGCCGACATGGGGCGCCTGGACGAGTTCGCCCGGGAGATCGGCGCACGGGTCGACCTGGTGACGGCGGCGTCGGGGACGGTGAGGCTTCCCGAGGGCGTGCTCGAGAAGGGGCAGGCGCTGGTCGCCGAGCACGAGGCGGCGGCGCTCGCGGCACCCGCGGGGCCCGCGGCACTCGCGGCGCTCGCCCGGTCGCGTGCCGGGAGAGTCACCCGCGTCGAGCTCGGCTGGCCGCGCGGCGTTCCCGACGGCGGGCGGCACGGGTTCGCGCCCGGCCAGCGAATACGCCTGGACGGCGCCCTGCCCGCCCTGGCCGCGCGGATCGCCGACGCGCTGCCCGACGGCGCCCGGCGCGTGCTCGTACTCGGCTTCGAGGAGCTGATGTACGCGCCGCTGCGGCTGGCACGCGAACTCGAGCAGGTCGTGGACGCCGAGGTGCGCTACTCCACGACCACCCGGTCCCCGGTCCTCGCCCTCGACGACCCGGGCTACGCGATACGCAGCCGGATCGTCTTCCCCGCCCACGACAACCCGGACGACGGCCCCGGCGAGCGCTACGCCTACAACGTCGCAGGGGCCGGCTTCGACGCCGTGGTCGCCGTCGTCGACTCCACCGCCGACACCCCCGAACTGCACGCCTCCGACGGCCTGTTGGCGCAGCTCACCGCGCACACCCCGCACGTCCTGCTCGCCGTCGTCCCTTCGTACGTCCCCGGGCGCCCGTCCACCGAAAGGCCCTCCATGCTCCCCGAGCCCCTCCGCGGCCCAGCCTTCTCCTCGTACGCGCCCGAAGACGTCGGCTGGCTGCTGCAGGACCTCTCGGACGTGACGCTGGAGGCGCCGACGGAGGAGCGCGAGGAGGCCATCCAGAGCGGCGGCGCCCACTACGCGGAGTCGCTGCCGGTCGAGTACCAGCCCAGCGCCCACTACCAGGAGCTGTTCCACGCGGCGCTCGGCACCTCCGCCGCCCGTATCGCCCAGGCCGTCGGCGCGGTCACCGAGCTGGTGCTCGCCGAACGCTCACCGCGCCCGGTGCTCGTCTCGCTGGCCCGCGCGGGCACCCCGGTCGGCGTGCTGATGCGCCGCTGGGCCCAGCACCAGCACGGCCTCGACCTCCCGCACTACGCCGTCTCCATCGTCCGCGGCCGCGGCATCGACGCCAACGCGCTGCGCTGGCTGGCCGCCCACCACGACCCCGCCGACGTCGTGTTCGTCGACGGCTGGACCGGAAAGGGCGCGATCACCCGCGAACTGGCCGACGCCATACGGGAGTTCGAGAAGGCCGAGGGCGTCACCGGCTTCGACCCGGAGATCGCGGTGCTCGCCGACCCGGGCTCCTGCGTACGGACGTACGGCACCCGCGAGGACTTCCTGATCCCCTCCGCCTGCCTCAACTCGACGGTGTCCGGGCTGATTTCGCGCACCGTGCTGCGCTCCGACCTGGTCGGCGAACACGACTTCCACGGCGCGAAGTTCTACCGCGAACTCGCCGGCTCCGACGTCTCCGTCGACTTCCTGGACGCCGTGGCCGCGCGGTTCGCCGAGGTCGCCGACGCGGCCTGCGCCCAGGCCAAGGAACTGCTCGCCGCCGACCGCACACCCACCTGGGAGGGCTGGCGGGCGGTCGAGCGGATCAGCGAGGAGTACGAGATCCACGACGTGAACCTCGTCAAGCCGGGCGTCGGCGAGACCACCCGCGTGCTGCTGCGCCGCGTGCCCTGGAAGATCCTGGCCCGCGCCGGAGCGGGCGCCGACCTCGACCACGTGCGCCTGCTCGCCGAGCAGCGCGGGGTGCCCGTCGAGGAGGTCGCCGAACTCCCGTACACCTGCGTGGGGTTGATCCACCCGAAGTTCACGCGCGGTGCGACGGGTGCCGACGGCAAGGCGGTGACGGTCTGA
- a CDS encoding HAD family hydrolase, which yields MSETSASASPKVLVASDLDRTLIYSSAALALTMPDAVAPRLLCVEVHESKPLSYLTETAAALLTELGGMADFVPTTTRTRKQYQRISLPGPAPKYAICANGGHLLVDGVSDADWHAKVTARLASECASLTEVREHMEATADPAWVRKHRVAEDLFAYLVVERELLPEDWVKELAVWAENRGWTVSLQGRKIYAVPKPLTKSAAMREVARRTGATLTLAAGDSLLDADLLLAADRGWRPGHGELAEAGWTAPTVTALPERGVAAGERILRELLDGVRQGS from the coding sequence ATGTCTGAGACCTCCGCGTCGGCCTCGCCCAAGGTGCTCGTCGCCAGCGACCTCGACCGCACGCTCATCTACTCCAGCGCCGCCCTCGCGCTGACCATGCCGGACGCGGTGGCGCCCCGGCTGCTCTGCGTCGAGGTGCACGAGAGCAAGCCGCTGTCGTACCTGACGGAGACCGCGGCCGCTCTCCTGACCGAACTCGGCGGGATGGCGGACTTCGTGCCCACCACGACCCGCACCCGCAAGCAGTACCAGCGCATCAGCCTGCCGGGCCCCGCCCCGAAGTACGCGATCTGCGCCAACGGCGGGCACCTGCTCGTCGACGGGGTGTCCGACGCCGACTGGCACGCGAAGGTGACCGCACGGCTGGCGAGCGAGTGCGCCTCCCTCACCGAGGTGCGCGAGCACATGGAGGCCACCGCCGATCCGGCCTGGGTCCGCAAGCACCGGGTCGCCGAGGACCTCTTCGCCTACCTCGTCGTGGAGCGCGAACTGCTCCCCGAGGACTGGGTCAAGGAACTCGCCGTCTGGGCCGAGAACCGCGGCTGGACCGTGTCCCTCCAGGGCCGCAAGATCTACGCCGTGCCGAAGCCGCTCACCAAGAGCGCGGCCATGCGCGAGGTCGCGCGGCGCACCGGTGCGACGCTCACTCTCGCGGCGGGCGACTCCCTGCTCGACGCCGACCTGCTCCTCGCGGCCGACCGGGGCTGGCGCCCGGGGCACGGGGAACTGGCGGAGGCGGGGTGGACGGCGCCCACGGTCACGGCGCTGCCCGAGCGGGGGGTCGCCGCGGGGGAGCGGATCCTGCGGGAGCTCCTGGACGGGGTCCGGCAGGGCTCCTAG
- a CDS encoding oxidoreductase, producing the protein MSKTWLITGSSRGLGRALAEAVLAAGHQLVATARRPEQLDDLVQRFGDRVRAVALDVTDPAAARAAVQQAVDSFGRLDVLVNNAGYADVASIEDVTEEAFRAQIDTNLHGVVNVTKAALPVLREQGSGHIVQVSSVGGRVGTPGLSAYQAAKWAVGGFSEVLAQEVAPFGIKVTVIEPGGLRTDWAGSSMSTPPVSDPYKPVIEPVVGFLGQADGTQPGDPALAAQAILHVTEAADPPVRLLLGSDAVAVAGAMAQNLAASDAKWRKVSDSIDFDAPR; encoded by the coding sequence ATGTCCAAGACCTGGCTCATCACGGGCAGTTCCCGCGGCCTGGGCCGCGCGCTCGCCGAGGCCGTCCTCGCCGCCGGCCATCAACTCGTCGCCACCGCCCGCAGGCCCGAGCAACTCGACGACCTCGTCCAGCGGTTCGGCGACCGGGTCCGTGCCGTCGCCCTGGACGTCACCGACCCCGCCGCCGCCCGCGCCGCCGTCCAGCAGGCGGTCGACTCCTTCGGCCGGCTCGACGTCCTCGTCAACAACGCCGGTTACGCCGACGTCGCCTCCATCGAGGACGTCACCGAGGAGGCCTTCCGCGCCCAGATCGACACCAATCTGCACGGCGTCGTCAACGTGACCAAGGCGGCGCTGCCCGTGCTGCGGGAACAGGGCAGCGGGCACATCGTCCAGGTCTCCTCCGTGGGCGGCCGCGTCGGCACCCCCGGCCTGAGCGCGTACCAGGCCGCCAAGTGGGCCGTCGGGGGCTTCTCCGAGGTCCTGGCCCAGGAAGTCGCTCCCTTCGGCATCAAGGTCACGGTCATCGAGCCAGGCGGACTGCGCACCGACTGGGCCGGATCCTCGATGAGTACGCCGCCGGTCAGCGACCCGTACAAGCCCGTCATCGAACCCGTCGTCGGATTCCTCGGCCAGGCCGACGGCACCCAGCCCGGCGATCCCGCCCTGGCCGCCCAGGCCATCCTCCACGTCACGGAGGCCGCCGACCCGCCGGTGCGCCTGCTGCTCGGCAGCGACGCCGTCGCCGTGGCGGGCGCCATGGCTCAGAACCTGGCCGCCTCGGACGCCAAGTGGCGCAAGGTCAGCGACTCGATCGACTTCGACGCGCCCCGCTAG
- a CDS encoding aldehyde dehydrogenase, whose protein sequence is MIVYDKLYIGGRWTDPTDPQLLDIRSPHDRSLLGRAAQATAADVDKAVAAAREAFDHGPWSRTTPEERQAFVVRLNELRTGRAKEIAARISAETGAALWFAEWGQPALDKQADAYLRAARSFGWEEPLDPTGASGSLVRREPIGVVAAVIPWNSPYMAALVKMIPALLAGNTVVLKASPENSLSIMLLAEIFDELGLPEGVVSVLPADRATSEHLVSHPDVDKIAFTGSTAAGRRIASIAGEQLKRVSLELGGKSASIICEDADLTAMADGLKFASFANNSQNCQAHTRILAPRSRYDEVVGVLKDLVDSLTVGDPTDPDTFIGPMTSEVQQQRVLDYIRIGIDEGARVVTGGPGSPEGLEGGNYVRPTLFADVDNGMRIAREEIFGPVIVVIPYEDEEDAVRIANDSAYGLGGGVWSTDPERALALARRVRTGFFMVNAAPVGFDGPFGGYKASGIGREMGAFGLAEFVELKTINV, encoded by the coding sequence ATGATCGTCTACGACAAGCTCTACATCGGCGGCCGCTGGACCGACCCCACCGATCCCCAGCTCCTCGACATCCGCTCCCCCCACGACCGCTCCCTGCTCGGCCGCGCCGCCCAGGCCACCGCCGCCGACGTCGACAAGGCGGTGGCCGCCGCCCGGGAGGCCTTCGACCACGGTCCCTGGTCCCGCACCACCCCCGAGGAACGGCAGGCCTTCGTCGTACGCCTCAACGAACTGCGCACCGGCCGGGCCAAGGAGATCGCCGCCCGCATCAGCGCCGAGACGGGCGCCGCGCTCTGGTTCGCCGAGTGGGGTCAGCCCGCCCTCGACAAGCAGGCCGACGCTTATCTGCGCGCCGCGCGCTCCTTCGGCTGGGAGGAGCCCCTCGACCCCACCGGCGCGTCCGGGAGCCTGGTGCGCCGGGAACCGATCGGTGTCGTCGCCGCGGTCATCCCGTGGAACTCCCCGTACATGGCCGCGCTGGTGAAGATGATCCCGGCGCTGTTGGCCGGCAACACCGTGGTCCTCAAGGCGTCCCCGGAGAACTCGCTCAGCATCATGCTGCTCGCCGAGATCTTCGACGAACTCGGCCTGCCCGAAGGCGTCGTCAGCGTCCTGCCCGCCGACCGTGCCACCAGCGAGCACCTGGTCTCGCACCCCGATGTCGACAAGATCGCCTTCACCGGTTCCACCGCCGCGGGCCGCCGGATCGCCTCCATCGCCGGTGAACAGCTCAAGCGGGTCTCCCTGGAGCTGGGCGGCAAGTCCGCCTCGATCATCTGCGAGGACGCGGATCTCACCGCGATGGCGGACGGCCTGAAGTTCGCGTCCTTCGCGAACAACTCGCAGAACTGCCAGGCCCACACCCGCATCCTCGCCCCCCGCAGCCGCTACGACGAGGTCGTCGGCGTACTGAAGGACCTCGTGGACTCGCTCACCGTGGGCGACCCCACAGACCCGGACACGTTCATCGGCCCGATGACCAGCGAGGTCCAGCAGCAGCGGGTGCTGGACTACATCCGGATCGGCATCGACGAGGGCGCCCGCGTCGTCACCGGCGGCCCCGGGTCGCCCGAGGGCCTGGAGGGCGGCAACTACGTGCGCCCCACCCTCTTCGCCGACGTCGACAACGGCATGCGCATCGCGCGGGAGGAGATCTTCGGGCCCGTGATCGTGGTGATCCCGTACGAGGACGAGGAGGACGCCGTACGGATCGCCAACGACTCCGCGTACGGCCTGGGCGGCGGCGTATGGAGCACCGATCCCGAACGCGCACTGGCCCTCGCCCGCCGTGTCCGCACCGGCTTCTTCATGGTCAACGCCGCTCCCGTCGGCTTCGACGGACCCTTCGGCGGCTACAAGGCGAGCGGCATCGGCCGCGAGATGGGCGCCTTCGGCCTGGCCGAGTTCGTCGAGCTCAAGACCATCAACGTCTGA
- a CDS encoding TetR family transcriptional regulator, giving the protein MPETPRAPRTRDSEAAKARLLQAATDEFAAYGIAGARIDRIGAAAKVNKAQIYTYFGNKDQLFDIVMDLHVTRVLDDVPFTPGDLPDYAGKLFDYLIANPHQLRLATWNRLERTDGGPGPVRLAASMEQKTAAIAQAQADGSVPGAFGAEDLLTFVLALAGAWTPTSAMAPGGLDEAVLRSHRGAVVEAVRRLVSDV; this is encoded by the coding sequence ATGCCCGAGACACCCCGCGCCCCACGGACCCGCGATTCAGAGGCCGCCAAGGCCCGACTTCTGCAGGCGGCCACGGACGAATTCGCCGCCTACGGCATCGCCGGTGCCCGTATCGACCGCATCGGTGCCGCGGCCAAGGTCAACAAGGCTCAGATCTATACGTACTTCGGAAACAAGGACCAGCTCTTCGACATCGTCATGGACCTGCACGTGACGCGGGTCCTGGACGACGTCCCCTTCACGCCCGGCGATCTCCCGGACTACGCGGGCAAGCTGTTCGACTACCTCATCGCCAACCCGCACCAGCTGCGGCTGGCCACCTGGAACCGTCTCGAACGAACCGATGGCGGCCCCGGGCCCGTACGCCTGGCCGCGTCGATGGAGCAGAAGACGGCGGCGATCGCCCAGGCGCAGGCCGACGGCAGCGTCCCCGGGGCGTTCGGCGCCGAGGATCTCCTCACGTTCGTACTGGCCCTGGCCGGCGCGTGGACACCGACCAGCGCCATGGCGCCCGGGGGCCTGGACGAGGCCGTACTGCGCTCGCATCGCGGAGCGGTCGTCGAAGCCGTACGGCGTCTGGTGTCCGACGTATAG
- a CDS encoding zinc ribbon domain-containing protein — translation MPRYEYRCRTCGDTFEMSRPMAESSAPAACPSGHDDTVKLLSTVAVGGSASAPAPAPGGGGGGGGCCGGGCCG, via the coding sequence ATGCCTCGCTATGAGTACCGCTGCCGGACCTGCGGCGACACGTTCGAAATGAGCCGCCCGATGGCGGAGTCCTCCGCCCCGGCGGCCTGCCCGTCCGGCCACGACGACACGGTGAAGCTCCTGTCGACGGTCGCGGTGGGCGGCTCGGCCTCGGCGCCGGCACCGGCCCCGGGCGGCGGTGGGGGTGGCGGCGGCTGCTGCGGTGGGGGCTGCTGCGGCTGA
- a CDS encoding DUF4383 domain-containing protein, which produces MATHVLRPGTRRRRINFDEHLPVDHRLSTFYRIGAGLMGLVLLAFGILGLIDRVGFFDTRGDQVAGLSTNGALSVLSICVGLLLFVGMVIGGNFASTLNMILGVVFILSGFVNLALLDTGYNFLAFRIQNVLFSFVVGVLLMFFGMYGRVGSALPHDNPYWKSRHPEQQEHEQRLRAKAHALALRKANRGELRK; this is translated from the coding sequence ATGGCCACACACGTACTTCGCCCGGGAACCAGGCGGCGACGCATCAACTTCGACGAGCATCTGCCCGTCGATCACCGTCTCAGCACCTTCTACCGGATCGGCGCGGGCCTGATGGGCCTCGTGCTGCTCGCGTTCGGCATCCTGGGCCTCATCGACAGGGTCGGCTTCTTCGACACCCGCGGGGACCAGGTCGCGGGGCTGAGCACCAACGGCGCGCTCAGCGTGCTGTCGATCTGCGTCGGGCTGCTCCTCTTCGTGGGGATGGTGATCGGCGGGAACTTCGCCTCCACCCTCAACATGATCCTCGGCGTCGTCTTCATCCTCAGCGGCTTCGTGAACCTGGCGCTGCTCGACACCGGCTACAACTTCCTCGCCTTCCGCATCCAGAACGTGCTGTTCAGCTTTGTGGTGGGCGTCCTGCTGATGTTCTTCGGGATGTACGGGAGGGTCGGCTCGGCCCTGCCCCACGACAACCCGTACTGGAAGTCCCGCCATCCCGAGCAGCAGGAACACGAGCAGCGGCTGCGGGCCAAGGCCCACGCGCTCGCCCTCCGGAAGGCGAACCGAGGCGAGCTGCGCAAGTGA
- a CDS encoding DUF4097 domain-containing protein has product MARTVRTRTRSTRTRAVAVTGAVTVVALLAAGCGASAGDDKDPEHRSFELQGRTLTVDSDDSALELVVADSDEADKVEVTRWFQGSVAVGGDPEVTWKMDDDRLVLRMKCSGVIADCSAKHRIVVPRGVAVTVKDGDGSVRAQGFKDALSIRTADGSVRVTDSSGPLNLRTSDGSVRVTGSSGPLNLRTSDGSIHADGVDSRRVQARTNDGSVRLELDAVPDLVETRTGDGSVTIALPQETYRVTTETGDGSVDVSVPRADASSHVVSAHTGDGKITVRTAN; this is encoded by the coding sequence ATGGCTCGCACCGTACGTACCCGCACTCGCTCGACACGTACCCGCGCGGTGGCCGTCACCGGTGCCGTCACCGTCGTGGCGCTGCTCGCCGCCGGGTGTGGTGCCAGTGCCGGGGACGACAAGGACCCCGAGCACCGGTCCTTCGAACTGCAGGGCCGCACGCTCACCGTCGACTCGGACGACTCGGCGCTCGAACTCGTGGTGGCGGACTCGGACGAGGCCGACAAGGTCGAGGTCACGCGCTGGTTCCAGGGCAGCGTCGCCGTCGGCGGGGATCCCGAGGTGACCTGGAAGATGGACGACGACCGGCTGGTGCTGCGGATGAAGTGCTCGGGCGTGATCGCCGACTGCTCGGCCAAGCACCGGATCGTGGTGCCGCGCGGCGTCGCCGTCACCGTGAAGGACGGGGACGGCAGCGTGCGCGCGCAGGGGTTCAAGGACGCGCTGAGTATTCGTACGGCGGACGGTTCGGTCCGGGTGACGGACTCCTCCGGGCCGCTGAACCTGCGTACGTCCGACGGTTCGGTCCGGGTGACCGGCTCCTCCGGACCGCTGAACCTGCGTACCTCCGACGGCTCGATCCACGCGGACGGCGTCGACTCGCGGCGCGTGCAGGCACGTACCAACGACGGCTCCGTACGGCTCGAACTCGACGCCGTGCCGGACCTGGTGGAGACCCGCACCGGGGACGGCTCCGTCACGATCGCGCTGCCCCAGGAGACGTACCGGGTGACGACGGAGACCGGTGACGGCTCGGTGGATGTGTCGGTGCCCCGGGCCGACGCCAGTTCTCATGTGGTGTCCGCCCACACCGGCGATGGGAAGATCACGGTGCGAACCGCGAACTAA